The Humulus lupulus chromosome 4, drHumLupu1.1, whole genome shotgun sequence genome has a window encoding:
- the LOC133828903 gene encoding uncharacterized protein LOC133828903, which yields MDSEDVFEHYRAAAVSSGQKKDNKRARGESSKTASKKARTDDPPAIASSKENSPPPTPPEQPTSTSADQQTSPKAPSSHTLRAPPEGSLPSLVVNSARERIYKLSKHRRSQAAITDTASMEADQVLNRGLNEIVSGLLTITAGWRHAGALVSRGRNFDARLAKAKKSLEATNNELTIQNGELLAKKTELSKQKDELLEDKATLTKELLETRDALKKANESREKFRESAKLNYQQAVQLELDLIASRQEAEELKK from the exons atggactcCGAGGATGTGTTCGAGCATTACAGGGCTGCTGCCGTCTCTTCTGGccaaaagaaggacaacaagagggctcgaggggagagcagcaagactgcctcaaagaaggcacgAACTGACGATCCTCCGGCTATCGCCTCTtcgaaggagaactcaccacctccaacACCCCCCGAGCAGCCGACCTCAACTTCCGCCGACCAGCAGACTTCTCCTAAGGCTCCTAGTAGCCATACATTGCGCGCtccgcccgaaggctccctgcctaGCCTCGTGGTCAACTCTgctagggagagaatatacaagctctctaAGCATAGACGCAGCCAGGCAGCTATTACCGACACCGCTTCTATGGAGGCTGATCAAGTTCTCAATagagggttgaacgagatagttagc GGACTGCTAACCATAACCGCTGGCTGGCGCCAtgctggggcgttggtgtctCGGGGCAGGAACTTTGATGCCAGACTTGCCAAGGCCAAGAAATCACTCGAAGCTACAAACAACGAGCTTACCATACAGAATGGCGAGTTGCTTGCGAAGAAGACGGAGTTGTCCAAGCAGAAAGATGAGCTGCTCGAGGACAAAGCTACTCTGACCAAGGAGCTGCTGGAAACCCGGGACGCCCTAAAGAAGGCCAACGAATCTAGGGAAAAGTTCAGGGAAAGCGCCAAGCTCAACTATCAACAAGCTGTACAACtcgagcttgatctgatcgccagCAGGCAGGAGGCGGAGGAACTCAAAAAAtga